From Eremothecium sinecaudum strain ATCC 58844 chromosome V, complete sequence, a single genomic window includes:
- the PUP2 gene encoding proteasome core particle subunit alpha 5 (Syntenic homolog of Ashbya gossypii AER296W; Syntenic homolog of Saccharomyces cerevisiae YGR253C (PUP2)), producing the protein MFLTRSEYDRGVSTFSPEGRLFQVEYSLEAIKLGSTAIGIATNEGVVLGVEKRVNSPLLESGSIEKIVEVDRHIGCAMSGLTADARSMIEHARVSSVTHNLYYNEEIGVESLTQSVCDLALRFGEGASGEERFMSRPFGVALLIAGYDKDEGYQLYHAEPSGTFYRYNAKAIGSGSEGAQSELQNEWYSSLTLKEAELLVLKILKQVMEEKLDENNAQLSSVTKEHGFRIYPESETGEIIKELKEREAQENTDNQDVEMSG; encoded by the coding sequence ATGTTTCTAACTAGAAGTGAATATGACCGTGGTGTTAGCACATTTTCACCTGAAGGTAGGTTGTTCCAAGTGGAATATTCTTTAGAGGCTATTAAGTTAGGATCAACTGCTATAGGCATCGCAACAAATGAAGGTGTTGTATTAGGTGTAGAAAAACGTGTTAACTCTCCACTTTTGGAATCTGGTTCAATTGAAAAAATTGTTGAAGTTGATAGACATATTGGTTGTGCAATGAGTGGTCTTACAGCAGATGCACGTTCTATGATTGAACATGCTAGAGTATCGTCTGTTACGCATAATTTATACTACAATGAAGAAATAGGAGTTGAGTCTTTAACGCAATCCGTTTGCGATTTAGCATTAAGATTTGGTGAAGGAGCATCTGGAGAAGAAAGATTTATGTCTAGGCCATTCGGTGTTGCTTTGTTGATAGCAGGATATGATAAGGATGAGGGGTACCAGTTATATCATGCGGAACCTTCTGGAACATTTTATCGCTACAATGCAAAAGCAATTGGGTCTGGGTCAGAAGGTGCGCAATCTGAGCTTCAAAATGAATGGTACTCCTCATTAACTCTCAAAGAAGCAGAATTGCTGGTattgaagattttaaagCAGGTAATGGAAGAAAAGCTAGATGAAAATAATGCCCAATTGAGTAGTGTTACGAAGGAGCATGGTTTCCGTATTTATCCTGAGTCGGAGACTGGTGAAATCATTAAGGAGTTAAAGGAAAGGGAAGCCCAGGAAAATACTGACAACCAAGACGTCGAGATGTCTGGATAA
- the STB5 gene encoding Stb5p (Syntenic homolog of Ashbya gossypii AER291C; Syntenic homolog of Saccharomyces cerevisiae YHR178W (STB5)): MQPKMSEARTVTSVQFNDGLKYASYSCSRCRRLKKKCSKAIPTCYSCQKAEEICVYHGRARRRTKKELEEARKRGEFVPIPRPKKKPNWGSCDLASNVIPPARIGSFSTLRQTNALPFPFYGFGKDMIDNASAAALDSFMNILSALGTQASTHSTNSNEHSHG, encoded by the coding sequence ATGCAACCAAAGATGTCTGAGGCGCGGACCGTAACGAGCGTTCAATTTAACGACGGTCTTAAATATGCATCTTATTCCTGCAGTCGATGCAGAAGACTAAAGAAAAAATGCTCTAAGGCCATCCCCACCTGCTATTCTTGTCAGAAAGCTGAAGAAATATGTGTATATCATGGAAGAGCTCGAAGAAGGACCAAGAAAGAGCTCGAAGAAGCTCGAAAGCGTGGCGAGTTTGTGCCAATTCCCAGACCAAAGAAGAAACCAAACTGGGGCTCCTGTGATCTTGCATCCAACGTTATCCCTCCTGCAAGAATAGGTTCATTCAGCACTTTACGTCAGACCAATGCGCTTCCATTTCCATTTTACGGGTTTGGTAAAGATATGATTGATAATGCATCGGCAGCTGCACTAGATTCATTCATGAATATTTTAAGTGCGCTAGGCACACAGGCATCGACACATTCAACCAATTCTAATGAACATTCCCACGGCTAG
- the SPC97 gene encoding gamma-tubulin-complex subunit SPC97 (Syntenic homolog of Ashbya gossypii AER295C; Syntenic homolog of Saccharomyces cerevisiae YHR172W (SPC97)): MEAKNTRDIVCLLPHGGDNDSFFSRLSNYQPITHTELKVKSYPLDQIVNQSVQESLVIRDLLHVLVGYEGVYIRYNNSYDPTKRDNGTMLYDIIGPDFKIAKNMDPSLKSVAKRISKTGRLYVILSEFISRFELTKFGTVIHRLCSVIREFIQDEYLPFIVGRMERSFREDTCFGIQIMEQMLNEEIVYRARLLYELVVNVMKEMERRDKMDLAKADFDNFMQDLKMGGENGSSDDSSVNGMLVTDTRVSPVAKGGVVLQILLEKLRKNWGDHRNLQFLRHVWTKVSEPYCEMLNAWLVKGELNDPYGEFLISNTSTDGNIALNSINSERLWDTQYVIRKEGLTEQFQDRQLQYKVLMTGKLLNLFKQCCRSTALLPDVDEQEGVVKEIPEGTQLLVYLDKWYQRANNMCWELFQDGYQLPKALYQFHRHFMLYNNEDFQNKFFGRSMIELTRSKSKSIELRLQRTWQQYQRYCVTTGQDLVLQLTTLRLDPMSLADVIMQFEENDETETALPTNSIPAPTLFASSTAVTRNSLFQARNFTSLKDMLLRDLEAPPHSAGSLSDASGQTSPNTPKKPLHSIHHLQFDIIIPFPLNTLISKPFVVEYQIVQRHLLLLLYYNHLLEDTWFETNKVWPARPQSPIRGTLKRARVLHNYLAQLLKALYEYTAYDVIDPDWRRLTSVIHGKPVPFARLQLALHDYLASVMASNLLTDTHLHRLVLQILEITHRFCKFISALRPTVTETVPDRPENIRYISTVSESLRDHVRALVEGIRHHNQRGHTTPRVLLLVERLLAFVQA, from the coding sequence ATGGAAGCCAAGAATACTCGCGATATAGTTTGCTTACTCCCACATGGAGGCGATAATGACAGCTTCTTCTCAAGACTATCTAACTATCAACCGATCACTCATACAGAATTAAAAGTGAAGTCATATCCGTTGGATCAAATAGTCAATCAATCGGTACAGGAGTCTCTTGTCATACGGGATCTACTCCATGTGTTAGTTGGTTACGAAGGAGTCTACATAAGGTATAATAATAGTTATGATCCTACTAAGAGGGATAATGGCACGATGCTTTATGATATTATTGGCCCCGATTTCAAAATTGCAAAAAACATGGATCCTTCATTAAAGAGTGTGGCTAAGAGGATAAGTAAGACAGGTCGGTTATATGTAATACTAAGTGAGTTTATCAGTCGGTTTGAGTTGACCAAGTTTGGTACAGTAATCCATCGCCTATGTTCAGTTATACGTGAATTCATTCAGGATGAGTATTTACCATTTATTGTTGGACGAATGGAACGATCTTTCCGCGAAGATACTTGCTTTGGGATCCAGATCATGGAGCAAATGTTGAATGAGGAGATCGTGTACCGCGCTCGATTACTATACGAACTGGTCGTAAATGTTATGAAGGAGATGGAGCGCAGAGACAAAATGGACTTAGCCAAAGCAGATTTTGACAACTTTATGCAGGACTTGAAGATGGGGGGAGAAAATGGCTCTAGCGACGATAGTAGCGTCAACGGGATGCTGGTGACCGATACCCGTGTATCTCCTGTGGCTAAGGGGGGAGTAGTGCTTCAGATCTTGCTTGAGAAGCTGAGAAAAAACTGGGGGGACCACCGGAACCTTCAGTTTCTGCGGCATGTTTGGACGAAGGTTTCAGAGCCCTACTGCGAGATGCTTAACGCCTGGCTGGTCAAAGGCGAACTGAACGACCCGTACGGGGAGTTCCTGATCAGCAATACCTCAACAGACGGCAATATTGCTCTGAATTCCATTAATAGCGAACGGCTATGGGATACGCAGTATGTCATACGGAAAGAAGGACTTACGGAGCAGTTCCAAGATCGTCAGCTTCAGTATAAAGTGCTAATGACCGGGAAGTTGCTAAACCTTTTTAAACAGTGCTGTAGATCTACGGCTCTTCTTCCTGACGTTGATGAACAGGAGGGCGTCGTCAAGGAAATCCCAGAAGGAACCCAGCTGCTTGTCTATCTTGATAAATGGTACCAGCGCGCTAATAACATGTGCTGGGAGCTTTTCCAGGACGGATACCAGCTACCGAAAGCATTGTACCAGTTCCACCGGCACTTCATGCTTTACAACAATGAAGACTTCCAAAATAAATTCTTTGGGCGGTCAATGATAGAACTTACTAGAAGCAAATCTAAATCTATAGAGCTCAGGCTGCAACGGACATGGCAACAATATCAGCGCTACTGTGTCACCACTGGACAGGATCTGGTGCTACAGCTCACAACCCTAAGGCTCGACCCAATGTCCTTGGCAGATGTCATCATGCAGTTCGAAGAAAACGATGAAACCGAAACAGCTCTCCCAACAAACTCGATACCCGCTCCCACCCTCTTTGCATCGTCCACTGCCGTAACTCGTAATTCACTCTTCCAAGCGCGCAACTTTACAAGTCTCAAGGACATGCTGCTTCGCGACCTTGAAGCTCCTCCCCATTCTGCAGGGTCCCTCTCTGACGCCAGCGGCCAGACCTCCCCTAATACACCCAAAAAACCACTACACAGCATTCACCATCTTCAATTCGACATCATCATCCCGTTCCCCCTAAATACACTCATATCCAAGCCGTTCGTTGTAGAATACCAAATAGTACAACGCCACCTACTCCTACTACTATACTACAACCACCTTCTGGAGGATACCTGGTTCGAAACAAACAAAGTCTGGCCCGCAAGGCCTCAATCCCCCATCCGTGGCACACTGAAACGTGCCAGGGTCCTACACAATTACTTGGCACAACTACTAAAGGCACTATACGAGTACACCGCTTACGACGTCATCGACCCAGACTGGCGCCGACTCACCTCTGTCATTCACGGAAAACCCGTACCTTTTGCCCGTCTACAGTTAGCCTTACATGACTATCTCGCTAGTGTAATGGCTTCAAATCTCCTAACAGACACCCATCTACATCGTCTCGTGCTGCAGATTCTTGAAATCACTCACCGCTTCTGCAAGTTTATATCCGCTCTACGCCCAACCGTAACCGAGACTGTTCCAGACAGGCCTGAAAATATTCGCTATATCTCTACTGTGTCCGAATCACTACGTGATCACGTGCGCGCACTTGTTGAAGGGATCCGCCATCACAACCAACGTGGCCACACAACCCCTCGTGTTCTTCTGCTGGTTGAGCGTCTTCTCGCGTTTGTTCAAGCCTAG
- the ENO2 gene encoding phosphopyruvate hydratase ENO2 (Syntenic homolog of Ashbya gossypii AER294C; Syntenic homolog of Saccharomyces cerevisiae YHR174W (ENO2) and YGR254W (ENO1)), whose amino-acid sequence MAISKIYARSVYDSRGNPTVEVEVTTEKGLFRSIVPSGASTGVHEALELRDGDKSKWLGKGVTKAVNNVNQIIAPALISANVDVKDQKKVDELMLTLDGTPNKSKLGANAILGVSMAVAKAAAAEKNIPLYQHLAELSGASTEPFVLPVPFLNVLNGGSHAGGALALQEFMIAPTGAESFSEALRMGSEVYHNLKSLTKKRYGASAGNVGDEGGVAPNIQTAEEALDLIVDAIKAAGYEGKIDIALDCASSEFFKDGKYDLDFKNPESDSSKWLTGEQLADLYARLVQKYPIVSIEDPFAEDDWSAWSHFYKNAGVQIVADDLTVTNPTRIAAAIEKKAADALLLKVNQIGSLSESIQAANDSYDATWGVMVSHRSGETEDTFIADLVVGLRSGQIKTGAPARSERLAKLNQLLRIEEELGSKAIYAGKKFHNGNKL is encoded by the coding sequence ATGGCTATTTCTAAAATCTACGCAAGATCAGTTTACGACTCACGTGGTAACCCAACTGTTGAGGTTGAAGTTACTACCGAAAAGGGTTTGTTCAGATCCATTGTTCCATCTGGAGCTTCCACTGGTGTCCACGAAGCTTTGGAATTGAGAGATGGTGACAAGTCTAAGTGGTTAGGTAAGGGTGTTACCAAGGCCGTTAACAATGTTAACCAAATCATTGCTCCAGCTTTGATTTCTGCTAACGTTGATGTCAAGGACCAAAAGAAGGTCGATGAGTTGATGTTGACTCTAGACGGTACTCCAAACAAGAGCAAGTTGGGTGCTAACGCCATCTTGGGTGTTTCCATGGCTGTTGCTAAGGCTGCTGCTGCCGAGAAGAACATTCCATTGTACCAACACTTGGCTGAGTTGTCCGGTGCTTCTACCGAGCCATTCGTTTTGCCAGTTCCTTTCTTGAACGTTTTGAACGGTGGTTCTCACGCTGGTGGTGCTTTGGCTCTACAAGAATTCATGATTGCTCCAACTGGTGCTGAGAGTTTCTCTGAGGCTTTGAGAATGGGTTCCGAAGTTTACCACAACTTGAAGTCTTTGACCAAGAAGAGATACGGTGCTTCTGCTGGTAACGTTGGTGACGAAGGTGGTGTTGCTCCAAACATTCAAACCGCTGAAGAAGCTTTGGACTTGATTGTCGATGCTATCAAGGCTGCTGGTTACGAAGGCAAGATCGACATTGCTTTGGACTGTGCTTCTTCCGAGTTCTTCAAGGACGGTAAGTACGACTTGGACTTCAAGAACCCAGAATCCGACTCCTCTAAGTGGTTGACCGGTGAACAATTGGCCGACCTATACGCTAGATTGGTTCAAAAGTACCCAATTGTCTCTATTGAAGACCCATTCGCTGAAGATGACTGGAGTGCTTGGTCTCACTTCTACAAGAACGCTGGTGTTCAAATCGTCGCTGATGACTTGACTGTCACTAACCCAACAAGAATCGCTGCTGCCATTGAAAAGAAGGCTGCTGACGCTTTGTTGTTGAAGGTCAACCAAATCGGTTCTTTGTCCGAATCTATCCAAGCTGCTAACGACTCTTACGATGCTACTTGGGGTGTTATGGTTTCCCACAGATCTGGTGAAACCGAAGACACCTTCATTGCTGACTTGGTTGTTGGTTTGAGATCTGGTCAAATTAAGACCGGTGCTCCTGCTAGATCGGAAAGATTGGCTAAGTTGAACCAATTGTTGAGAATCGAAGAAGAGTTGGGTTCTAAGGCTATCTATGCCGGTAAGAAGTTCCACAACGGTAACAAGTTGTAA
- a CDS encoding lipase ROG1 family protein (Syntenic homolog of Ashbya gossypii AFR386C; Syntenic homolog of Ashbya gossypii NOHBY641; No homolog in Saccharomyces cerevisiae; Syntenic homolog of Kluyveromyces lactis KLLA0F16709g) — translation MGKIHLIVLVHGLWGNSSHMDYLVNALKQLSVNSKERLEIYSTQLNQGYRTYDGIDICGYRVADEIEERLVVLNSVPTDVVTKFSLVGYSMGGLIARYAIGILYAKQKFQNYKLELINFTTFCSPHIGVYAPGTNITAKIFNNVCPMLAGNTGQQLFLKDRVRQVGSKPLVYIMSMEDSVFYRALELFKHRSLYANIINDNRTAWWTSGISINNPFFDINIKNGVSRLQFLPGYGPVVDNNSKVKVAYVGNHLNDTTLSSEKESKRLLHAFVADVYGWFAVLINLLIFTPLYIVYLLASNTVHSFNSAIRVSRFLKRYSNKLMKEYFDSSYSVSVCNNESLFRNDINCLYNKPSAATDYENQIAQSLDEQTDTLIQSVLHAVEHKNLLGANLVEGSETGDLFPATIAELETNVIEEMPLGDKDKEILRPCKINIGPIQIEIIKSLNKLSWRKFPIYIRDTPNVHSCAIVRHNDPSYWEGEIVVRHWCEQVFKLD, via the coding sequence ATGGGGAAGATTCATCTAATAGTGCTTGTTCATGGTTTGTGGGGTAATAGTTCCCATATGGACTATTTAGTGAACGCGCTAAAGCAGCTCTCGGTTAACAGTAAGGAAAGGCTTGAGATTTATTCCACGCAGTTAAACCAGGGATACCGAACGTATGATGGGATTGATATATGTGGTTACAGGGTGGCAGATGAGATCGAGGAGCGGCTTGTCGTTCTAAACAGCGTACCGACAGACGTTGTCACGAAGTTCTCTTTGGTGGGATATTCAATGGGAGGACTTATAGCTCGGTATGCGATCGGGATCCTTTATGCAAAACAGAAATTTCAGAATTACAAGCTTGAGTTAATCAATTTCACTACTTTCTGTTCACCACACATAGGTGTATATGCGCCCGGAACGAATATAACGGCGAAAATATTCAATAATGTGTGCCCTATGCTTGCAGGGAATACTGGTCAGCAGTTATTTTTGAAAGATAGGGTCCGCCAGGTTGGTAGCAAGCCGTTGGTATATATTATGAGTATGGAGGATTCTGTCTTTTACAGGGCCTTGGAGTTATTCAAACACAGGTCGTTGTATGCAAATATTATAAATGACAATCGAACTGCGTGGTGGACATCGGGGATTTCAATCAATAACCCTTTCTTCGACATTAACATTAAAAATGGGGTATCTAGACTCCAGTTCCTACCTGGATATGGGCCTGTTGTGGATAATAATAGCAAGGTGAAAGTTGCATATGTTGGAAACCATTTAAACGATACCACCTTGTCATCTGAAAAAGAGAGTAAAAGGCTATTACACGCCTTCGTGGCCGATGTTTACGGCTGGTTCGCAGTATTAATCAATTTGTTGATTTTTACGCCATTATACATTGTTTATTTGCTCGCTTCCAATACCGTTCACTCGTTTAACTCTGCAATTAGAGTTTCTAGGTTTCTGAAGAGGTATTCGAACAAGTTGATGAAAGAATACTTCGATTCTAGTTACTCAGTGTCTGTCTGCAATAATGAATCATTGTTCAGAAATGACATTAACTGTCTATATAACAAACCATCGGCAGCAACGGACTATGAAAACCAGATAGCGCAGTCGTTAGATGAACAAACAGACACTTTAATCCAGAGCGTGTTGCACGCTGTTGAGCATAAGAACTTACTAGGCGCCAATTTGGTGGAGGGATCAGAAACTGGTGATTTATTCCCAGCAACGATAGCTGAGCTTGAGACAAACGTCATAGAAGAAATGCCATTGGGTGACAAAGACAAGGAAATATTACGTCCTTGCAAAATAAACATCGGGCCAATACAAATAGAGATAATAAAATCCTTGAACAAACTTTCCTGGAGAAAGTTCCCAATATACATTCGCGATACCCCTAACGTACATTCCTGTGCAATCGTTCGCCACAATGACCCTAGTTACTGGGAAGGCGAAATTGTGGTTAGACACTGGTGCGAGCAAGTTTTTAAACTCGACTGA
- the GCN5 gene encoding histone acetyltransferase GCN5 (Syntenic homolog of Ashbya gossypii AER297C; Syntenic homolog of Saccharomyces cerevisiae YGR252W (GCN5)): MPLKRRKNTQKGDVKKVKVKAEIKDQTDHIDITEPVEDKERISISNYNDDDDDDDDEEDDDDDYEEENEENDEDVINKENESNDKSATDDATQKINEEVDDEEKGIVKFTFDGVEYKFKERPSVVEEKEAKIEFRVVNNDNTKENMMVLTGLKNIFQKQLPKMPKEYIARLVYDRSHLSMAVIRKPLTVVGGITYRPFEKGSFAEIVFCAISSTEQVRGYGAHLMNHLKDYVRATSNIQYFLTYADNYAIGYFKKQGFTKEITLDKRRWMGYIKDYEGGTLMQCSMLPRIRYLDAAKILLLQEAAIQRKIRTISQSHIVRPGLDKFKDLDNIKPIDPMCVPGLREAGWTPEMDELAQRPKRGPHYAAIQNVLTELQNHAAAWPFLQPVNKEEVPDYYEFIEEPMDLSTMEIKLENNRYEKMEDFIYDARLIFNNCRSYNGENTSYFKYANRLEKFFNTKVREIPEYSHLID, encoded by the coding sequence ATGCCTCTTAAGAGAAGAAAAAACACTCAGAAAGGGGATGTGAAAAAGGTAAAGGTAAAAGCTGAAATAAAAGATCAAACAGACCATATAGACATTACAGAGCCTGTTGAAGATAAGGAAAGGATTAGCATCTCAAATtataatgatgatgatgatgatgacgatgacgaagaggatgatgacgacgactatgaagaagaaaatgaagaaaatgatgaagatgtCATAAATAAAGAAAATGAAAGTAATGATAAGAGTGCAACCGATGACGCAACTCAAAAAATTAATGAGGAAGtggatgatgaagaaaagGGAATTGTTAAGTTCACTTTTGATGGTGTGGAATATAAGTTCAAAGAGCGGCCAAGTGTTGTAGAGGAAAAGGAAGCGAAAATCGAATTTCGAGTTGTTAATAATGATAATACGAAGGAGAATATGATGGTCCTAACGGGATTGAAGaatatttttcaaaaacaGCTACCCAAAATGCCTAAGGAGTATATTGCGAGGTTGGTATATGATAGATCACACTTATCAATGGCCGTTATACGGAAGCCACTTACGGTAGTGGGTGGTATAACTTATAGGCCGTTTGAAAAGGGTTCATTTGCAGAAATTGTTTTCTGTGCGATCAGTTCCACTGAGCAAGTGCGTGGTTATGGTGCACACTTGATGAATCATTTGAAAGATTATGTGCGGGCTACATCCAACATCCAATATTTTTTAACGTACGCCGATAACTATGCCATTGGATACTTCAAGAAGCAAGGCTTTACGAAGGAAATAACGCTGGATAAGAGGAGATGGATGGGATATATAAAGGATTACGAGGGAGGTACATTGATGCAGTGTAGTATGCTTCCTAGGATACGATATTTGGATGCGGCCAAAATCCTGCTTTTACAAGAAGCGGCAATCCAGCGAAAGATACGAACGATCTCTCAGAGTCATATTGTAAGGCCTGGATTAGATAAGTTTAAAGACCTTGACAACATCAAACCTATAGACCCAATGTGCGTTCCAGGGCTCCGTGAGGCTGGTTGGACTCCGGAGATGGACGAATTAGCCCAAAGGCCAAAGCGAGGCCCTCACTATGCTGCCATTCAAAACGTTCTTACGGAATTGCAGAATCACGCAGCTGCTTGGCCATTTTTACAACCTGTtaataaagaagaagttcCTGATTACTATGAATTCATAGAGGAACCTATGGACCTAAGTACCATGGAAATTAAACTGGAGAACAACAGATACGAAAAAATGGAGGATTTTATTTACGACGCAAGGTTGATATTCAACAATTGCAGGTCGTATAACGGTGAAAATACCTCATATTTTAAGTATGCTAATAGACTCGAAAAGTTTTTCAACACTAAGGTAAGAGAGATTCCTGAATACTCCCATCTAATAGACTAA
- the CTR2 gene encoding low-affinity Cu transporter (Syntenic homolog of Ashbya gossypii AER293C; Syntenic homolog of Saccharomyces cerevisiae YHR175W (CTR2)), translating to MSSGHPSGKAHSCGMNSAFTWSYDNLCIVFPWWHLSSKNDLLIGCLGVALWAYLYEYMKYYIYNTQRHNASNVSSRYATSLWYGAQVGVSFLLMLVMMTYNGYLMLSVVAGAILGHFHWGSRVSHTHIADLSLACH from the coding sequence ATGTCTAGTGGTCACCCATCTGGAAAAGCCCATTCATGCGGCATGAACTCAGCCTTCACCTGGAGTTACGATAACTTGTGTATCGTTTTTCCCTGGTGGCACCTTTCAAGTAAAAATGATCTACTTATAGGATGTCTCGGTGTAGCCCTTTGGGCCTACCTATATGAATATATGAAATACTACATCTACAACACCCAGCGCCACAACGCCAGTAACGTATCTTCGCGTTACGCAACATCACTCTGGTACGGGGCGCAAGTTGGAGTCTCATTTTTACTAATGTTGGTTATGATGACTTACAATGGTTATCTTATGTTGAGTGTTGTAGCAGGTGCGATCCTAGGGCATTTTCACTGGGGCTCTAGAGTCTCCCATACTCACATCGCCGACTTGTCTCTAGCCTGTCATTAG
- the ATG7 gene encoding Atg7p (Syntenic homolog of Ashbya gossypii AER298C; Syntenic homolog of Saccharomyces cerevisiae YHR171W (ATG7)), giving the protein MDQAGLKFAPPFQSFFDTSFFREFANLKLNVLKLNAEKIPLYTTVDLATIPKGASVAHLFFNSRTLDEAGLEGSGIRFHGWFHNFNTLGEFKILDKKKFLQDEALSLMEAGSKGCLDDAVGFVVIAYADLKNYKFYYWFAVPTFQSVEFNMIKKEQLEDKSAFHEFLEDDSILCGILDPNEGNVLKGYMSELKLFDTLVVKDTSKIADCPTSLLKNFLSLWKSQNPGKDGCKVILLRNENSFSVDVSFRDNVNDGEIKTSGWERNVNGKLTPKFTDLRSSIDPSYLAEQSLDLNLSLMKWRQLPDLDLQSVKSSKALLLGAGTLGCNVARSLLAWGVQTITFVDNGTVSVSNPARQSLYTFEDRGLSKAETAAKAVKSIYPTVNASGINLEIPMIGHQVTEEAKQREYYETLVSLFATHDVIFLLTDSRETRWLPTLLGNISDKLVINAALGFDSYLVMRHGNYEQSDGTRLGCYFCHDVVAPSDSLTDRTLDEMCTVTRPGVALMASAQAVELAVSVLQHPEKNNSAPNATSILGEVPHQIRGFLSKHNLVKLHTPAYKHCAGCNRDVIDALRSDGWQFLKQALNDYKFIERLSGLSQVQQDTEKILNEMEDLNFGIQ; this is encoded by the coding sequence ATGGATCAGGCTGGATTGAAATTTGCCCCGCCTTTTCAGTCGTTTTTCGATACCTCATTTTTCAGGGAATTTGCTAATCTAAAGCTTAACGTGTTGAAACTTAATGCAGAGAAGATACCACTGTATACAACAGTGGACCTTGCTACAATACCCAAGGGTGCATCTGTTGCAcatcttttttttaattccCGAACATTAGATGAGGCTGGATTGGAGGGTTCTGGAATTCGTTTTCACGGTTGGTTCCATAACTTCAATACCCTTGGAGAGTTCAAAATCTTAGATAAGAAGAAATTTCTGCAAGATGAGGCTTTATCGTTGATGGAAGCAGGATCAAAAGGTTGCTTAGATGACGCTGTTGGTTTTGTTGTTATCGCGTATGCTGATTTAAAAAACTATAAGTTTTATTATTGGTTTGCAGTTCCAACGTTTCAGTCTGTTGAGTTTAATATGATTAAAAAGGAACAGTTGGAGGATAAAAGCGCGTTCCATGAATTCTTAGAGGATGACTCCATTTTATGTGGCATATTAGACCCTAATGAGGGCAATGTTTTGAAAGGATACATGTCCGAATTAAAGCTCTTCGACACACTTGTTGTAAAAGACACTAGTAAAATAGCTGATTGTCCTACCAGTTTGTTAAAGAACTTTTTGTCATTATGGAAGTCTCAAAACCCTGGAAAAGATGGTTGCAAGGTAATTCTTTTAAGGAATGAGAATAGCTTTTCAGTTGACGTCTCGTTTAGGGACAATGTGAATGATGGCGAAATAAAAACCAGCGGCTGGGAAAGAAATGTCAATGGCAAGTTAACGCCTAAATTTACAGATTTGAGATCTTCCATTGATCCATCGTACTTGGCCGAACAGAGCTTAGATCTAAACTTGTCGCTTATGAAGTGGAGGCAGTTGCCTGACCTTGACCTGCAATCTGTCAAGTCTTCTAAAGCATTATTACTCGGCGCAGGAACCTTGGGTTGTAATGTCGCGAGATCACTACTGGCTTGGGGAGTACAAACAATCACATTTGTGGACAATGGTACCGTTTCTGTTTCGAACCCCGCACGGCAATCTCTATACACTTTTGAAGATCGCGGTCTCTCCAAAGCAGAGACCGCAGCGAAAGCTGTTAAATCAATTTATCCAACTGTAAATGCATCAGGAATAAACCTAGAGATACCAATGATAGGCCATCAAGTCACCGAAGAAGCAAAGCAACGCGAATATTATGAGACATTGGTTTCTTTGTTCGCAACACATGATGTTATATTTCTTTTAACAGATTCTCGTGAAACACGCTGGCTACCTACACTGCTCGGAAACATATCAGATAAATTGGTCATAAACGCCGCACTAGGCTTCGATTCCTACCTAGTGATGCGCCACGGCAATTATGAGCAGTCTGACGGCACTAGACTAGGCTGCTACTTTTGCCACGACGTTGTAGCTCCTAGTGATTCTCTTACAGACAGAACGTTGGACGAAATGTGCACTGTAACTCGCCCAGGAGTAGCTTTAATGGCTTCCGCTCAAGCTGTAGAGTTAGCAGTCTCAGTTCTACAGCATCCAGAAAAAAATAATTCTGCACCGAACGCTACATCCATATTAGGCGAAGTACCGCATCAAATAAGAGGGTTTTTGAGTAAGCATAACCTTGTAAAACTTCACACACCCGCCTATAAACATTGTGCTGGATGCAATAGAGATGTCATTGATGCATTACGCAGCGATGGCTGGCAATTTTTAAAGCAGGCATTGAACGATTACAAATTCATCGAGCGGCTAAGTGGATTATCACAAGTCCAACAGGATACCGAGAAGATTCTAAACGAGATGGAAGACTTGAACTTTGGTATTCAGTAG